The following nucleotide sequence is from Lacinutrix sp. Hel_I_90.
TGTTTGTATCAGCTAAAGAATATAAAGATTTAGAGAAGCGGGTAAATCCAGCAACTCATTTGGTTAAAAATCAAGCCTTGGATATTACGACACTTAAAAAAGAAGGCGCTATTGACGGTTTTCAGGAGGATCAATTGCAATCCATACTTGAAGAGTTTTACAATCTCCAGGGCATGTGTGAACGAATTAAGAATACGCCTTTTCCAAGACAGTATGGGTACTTCTCAAAAGTGTTTACTTGGATTTTTGTACTCCTTTTACCCTTTGGTCTTCTGGATGTGTTTGAAGATAATGCACTTGCTTTAACAAATGAGCTAAAGGGGTGGTATTCCTTTTTAATGATTCCATTTTCAGTATTAATTTCATGGATTTTTGTAACAATGGAAGTCATTGGTGATAATAGTGAAGATCCATTTGAAGGGCGAATAAACGATGTGCCAATGACCGCCTTATGCAGAACTATAGAAATAGATTTACGGGATATGCTAGATGAAACGGAGCTTCCTGAAGGAATTCAGCCAATGGATAATATATTGTATTAATCAATATGCTCTAAAGCGGCGTAAGCTTTTGCTCCTGAAAAACTTTCTTTAGCAAACACATTATATTCTAAAATTTCTATAATTTTAATTAATTGGTTGAAGTCTTTTTTCTTGTAGATATGCTTTAATTTATCGCCAAATTTAAAAAACATTTCTGTGGTATTGTTTTCAGAGTCTATGCCGTAGAAAAAAAGTATTTCATTTTTTTTAGGTTTAAAAAAACGGTAGTCTTCAATAATACTACCTTCTCTTACGTAGTATACTTTAAGGTTTATTTTATCTACACCAATCTCTTTATCAATATTCAATTCTTCAGGCTGTAGTTTGTAGCGTGTGACCTCTAAGGGTGTTTTAAAATCCTGTGCAGATGAGAAATACGAAGATAGGAGTAATAGGAGTATAAGAGAATACTTCATGTTAGTTTTTGCTATTAAGAATTGCTATTAATCTTTTTCAAGAACGCAATTAAAAATCAATTATTATAACAATTTTATGAAAAATTAAAATAGAGAGGGGTGTGTTATGAAAACCTTAAGAGGGATAAATTGTGCAATTTCAGCATTTCGATTAACTTTATAATTCGAAGACTTTTAAACTAAAAACAGACTATGGCACGTACAGAATCTAATATTTTTGAAAATGGAACCTTAGCACCAGAGTTTTCTTTGACCGATACGGTAACGGATAGAACCATGAACCTTCATCAGCTTAAAGGTAACAAAGTAACCGTGATAATGTTTATCTGTAACCATTGTCCTTTTGTGGTGCATGTGAATCCGCAATTAGTAAAACTGGCTAACGACTATAAGGATAAAGGTGTTGCTTTTATTGCTATTAGTAGTAATGATGCTGAAAATTATCCGCAAGACAGACCTGAATTAATGAAGCAGGTTGCTGCTAATTTAAAATATCCGTTTCCTTATTTATATGATGACACACAAGACGTGGCCAAAGCATATGACGCAGCTTGTACTCCAGATTTTTATGTTTTTGATGGGGAACTAAAAGCGACCTATCACGGGCAGCTAGATAATTCAAGACCAGGAAATGGTTTGCCTTTAACAGGAGAAGATTTGAGGCAGGCAATAGACGCTATTTTAAATAATAAAAAGCCGATAGAACACCAGAAACCTAGTGTGGGCTGCAATATTAAGTGGAAATAGAGCCCCTAGATGTTATGTTTTAGTATTTTCAATTTCCTTGTTTTTTAAATGAATTACATTTTAAATTAATTTACTTTTGCAAAAAAAAATCGAAATGCGACAAACAACAAACACCATCTTAATGATTCGTCCTGTAGCATTCAGAATGAATGAGCAAACCGCCGTTAATAATTATTTTCAAGAAGAACTTAAACTTAAAAATGCTGAAGTTAATACAAAGGCACAAGAAGAGTTTGATGCTTTTGTAGAGAAGTTAAGGGCTGTTGGTGTTACTGTTATTGTTGAGCAGGACGATATACTATTAGATGCACCAGATTCTATTTTTCCTAACAATTGGGTAAGCTTCCACGAAAACGGAAATGTTGGAATCTACCCTATGTTTGCAGAAAACAGAAGGAAAGAACGTAGAGATGAGATTTTTATAAGATTGGAGCAAGAAGGTTTTAAAATCAATAATATCATCGATTATACTTCGGCAGAGGAGGAAGGTGTTTTCTTAGAGGGGACTGGAAGTTTATTGTTAGATCGTGCAAATGATAAAGCCTATTGTGCATTATCACCAAGAGCCGACGAAACTTTGTTTATCGAATTTTGTGAGGATTTTGAATATACACCAGTAGTTTTTACAGCGTATCAAACCTTTGAAGGTAAAAGGTTGCCTATTTACCACACCAATGTGATGATGTGCCTTGCAGAAACGTTCGCGGTCATTTGTTTAGACAGTATCGACGACAAAAAAGAACGTAAAAATGTCATTCAAAATTTAACCGATGACGGTAAAGAAATTATAAAAATTAGTGAAAAGCAACTGGCGCAGTTTGCTGGAAATATGCTTCAGGTAAGAGGTGCTAACGATAAATTGTTTTTAATTATGAGTCAGTCAGCTTATGATTCTTTATCTCAGACTCAAATAGAATTGATTGAGAAACACTGTGAGATAATATCAAGTTCTTTAGAAACTATCGAGACTTGTGGAGGTGGGAGTGCGCGCTGTATGATGGCTGAGGTGTTTCTACCGAAGGTGTAGTTCCTGTGTTTACAGCGTTTTCTATACTCTTTTTTGGCAGTTCAACAAAAAAGGTGCTGCCTACATTGGGTTCACTATCTACCCAAATGCGGCCTTCATTAAGTGCTACCAATTCACGACAAATGCTTAAACCTAAACCAGTACCTATTTCATTACTAGTCCCCACAGTAGTAAATGCGTTATTATCAAATAACTTATGCTGATTCTCTATTGAAATACCAACACCAGAATCGGCAACACTAATAATGGTTTTGTTCTTATCTATTTCATTACCAATAGTAATGGAATCTCCAGATTTGCAGAATTTAACAGCATTAGCCAATAAGTTCTGAATAATAATTTCAACCATGCTTCGGTCGGCAAATACAAAATCAGGAAACGTATTATCGATCAAAACAATGCCTTTGGTTTGCATTTTTTGTTCTATCAGTTTTACTTTTTCATAGAATACTTCTTGAACATCAAATGAAGATGGCTTTGGCTTAAGAGACTGCATTTGAGATTTAGACCAGTTTAAGAGGTCAAATAATAGTAATGAGGCGTTGTTTGCACTCTTACTTAGTTCTGGTAATAAGCTATTAAATTCCTCTTGCGAAAGTTGGCCGTCGTTTAATAAGTCTATAAAACCTTTAGTTGAGGTTAATGAATCTTTTAAGTCATGAGATATAATAGAAAACAACTTATCCTTTACATTGTTAATATCTTCCAGATGCTTGCTTTGTTCAAGAATGGCTTCATTTTGTAGTTCTATTTTTTTATTTTTAGCTTCTAATTCTTGAGTATACTTAAGACGATTGTTCCGTTTTAAATAGAAGAGTATAAAGAAAGTAGAAATAATAGCAAAAGCCCCAAGTAAGGCATAAAAAATAAGTTTGTATTTATCTAGTATTCTTTTAGCCTCATTATCTTCTTTAGTAGAGGAAAGTGTTGGTTCTTCTAGTTGTAATGTGCTTTCTATAATAGGTTCTTCTAAGGGAGCAGGCGTATTATATGTCTTTTTTTCAGCATCTAAAGCACTCTTTATTTTGTAGTATTGACTTTGCCAGGTAAAAGCACTTTTAAAATCACCTCTCGTAGAATCTAAAGCCTTCATCAAAGCGTAATTTTTTAGAAGTTCTTGTTTATTAGCTCTATTCCTTCCTAAACTCCCGGCTTCTAGAAGTTGTTGTTCTGCAATTTTAAACTGTTGTTTAGCCAGATTAAGAGCGGCTAAATTATTTAATGATTTAATTATACCATCGTTGTCTTTTAATCGCCTATTTAATTTTATTCCTAGCACCAAATACTGAGCAGATAATTTGTAATCTCCTATTTTAAAATAGGCTTCGCCAAGTTCTGGTAGAATTGAAGCTCTTAATGTGTCGTTAGTGTCTTGAGCATAATTGAGGGCATTTTCATAATAACGAATGCTTTTTTTAAAGTCTTTTTTATAATAATACAAATGCGCTAGATTAATGTTACTATTTATCAGACCCTCAGTGTCGCTTAGTTCTTTTTCAATTGCTAAACTTTTCAAATTGTAGTCAATGGCCTTTTCAAGACTGTTTGTTTTTTCATAGGCTTTAGCCAAACCATTATAAGCAATGATTAACTCTTCTTTTACATCTCGTTTTTCAAGTTCTCTGATACCGTCAAACACCTGTTTTAAACCTATGGAATACTTGCCACGTGCTATTTCAAGGGAACCAAGACGGCTTTTAATTTTCGCAAGTGCTAAAGTGTCTTTTAGTGTTTCAAATAGAGTTGCCGCTCTTTTAAATTGAACGGAAGCATTAATGTAATCGTCTTTTTTATTATAGATTATAGCTTTAAAATAAGCCATCTCTGCAGAACCTCTGGTGTAATTGAGTTCCTCAGAAAGTCGTTCGGTCTCTATACTATATTTTAATGCCCTATCGTACGCTTTGGAGTTGTAAAGTAACTTAATGATTTTTGAAGCTGTTTTTATTTTTGTAGTGTCAGATTTCTGAAACGATAACCCAATAATAAGACTTTCAAGTTCTTCATTTTGAGAAAAACAAGAGCAGGAGAGTACGAAGGAGAAAAAAAGAACAATTAGTCTTTTCATAAATACTCAAAAAAGTAAAAAATAAAAAATAACTAAAAGACCTTATTTATGTCGTAGTTGCGAAAGACAGTGGGTCAGTTAGGGATTAAATATTATTGATTAATAGCGTAACAACAAAAGTTCAAAAAAGTTAACTATAAAACTAATTAATGGGTTTTAATGTAAAAAAATTAGTTTAAGTGAGCGCTTTCTTTTTGGCAGATACAAAATTAAGGTGTTTTAATTAACGCGTTAAGAATTAGTTGCCCGTTATCTGCGAAATGCATAAACCCTAAACGAACTAATATTTTACTATGAAAAGGAGGTGCACGAGATAGATTAAAAAACGCGTTAAGCAAATAGGTTTCAATCATAAAATAGTATCTTTGTCGCTTTAAAAATAAAACAGAATGAACCTTCAAGAGACCTTATCTCAACACGTAAAAGCGGCTGTAAAATCTATTTTTAGTGCCGATTTAGAAACTGTAGAATTTCAAACCACACGTAAAGAGTTTGCAGGAGATATTACGGCTGTGGTTTTCCCGATGCTTCGTGTGGTGAAAGGGAATCCCGTACAAATTGGTGAAGCTATTGGTCAATATTTGTTGGATCATGTAGTGCAGGTTAAGGGTTTTAATGTGGTAAAAGGCTTTTTAAACATTGAAATTCACGATGCGTATTATATTCGTTTTTTCAATACTATAAAAAATGATCCAGAATATGGGTTTGTAAACGCTAAGGCTGAAGACAAAGCCATTATGGTTGAGTATTCTTCACCAAATACAAATAAGCCGTTGCATTTAGGTCATGTTAGAAATAATTTATTGGGTTACAGTGTTGCCGAAATTATTAAGGCCGCTGGACATAAAGTTTATAAAACGCAAATTATAAATGATCGCGGCATCCATATTTGTAAAAGTATGCTGGCCTGGGAACGTTTTGGAGATGGTGAAACGCCGGAGTCGACAGGGTTAAAAGGCGATAAGCTAGTTGGTAATTATTATGTGAAGTTTGACCAGGAATACAAAAAGGAAATTGAAACCCTAAAAGAGGAGGGCAAGACCGAAGAAGAAGCAAAAAAACAAGCACCAATTTTAATTGATGCTCAAAATATGCTTTTAAAATGGGAAGCTGGCGATAAAACAGTCGTTGCACTTTGGGAAAAAATGAACCAATGGGTTTATGATGGTTTTGATTTGACCTATCAAAATTTAGGTGTCGATTTTGACACACTATACTACGAAAGTCAAACCTATTTATTAGGTAAAGAATTTGTTGCTGAAGGCTTAAAAACAGGTGTCTTTTATGAAAAAGAAGACGGCTCGGTTTGGTGTGATTTAACAGCGGACGGTTTAGACGAAAAAATAGTATTACGAAGTGATGGTACCGCGGTTTACATGACGCAAGACATTGGAACAGCCATACAACGTGTTAAAGATTTTCCAGACGTTGGTGGTATGGTGTATACTGTTGGTAATGAGCAGGAATATCACTTTCAGGTCTTGTTTTTAATTATTAAAAAATTGGGCTTTGACTGGGCGAAGAATTTGTTTCATTTAAGTTACGGGATGGTAGATTTGCCTTCAGGAAAAATGAAGAGTAGAGAAGGAACAGTAGTAGATGCTGATGATTTAATAACTGAAATGGCAAGTACAGCCAAAGAAATTTCTGAAGAACTAGGAAAATTAGAAGGCTATAGCGACGCTGAAAAAGCGGCCTTATACAAAACCATAGGTCTTGGCGCTTTAAAATACTACATCTTAAAAGTAGACCCGAAAAAACGTATTTTGTTTGACCCAAAAGAATCTATCGATTTTCAAGGCAATACAGGGCCGTTTATACAATATACCTACGCTAGAATACAATCTATTTTACGTAAAGCCCAATCCGACCGGGATGCTGTGTCTAATGAAGTTGATGCAGCTTACGAACTCCACGAAAAAGAAAAGAGCGTATTAAAACAACTGCAACTCTTTCCAGAAGTGATTCAAAATGCAGCAGAGAATCATAGTCCGGCGCTAATAGCTAACTATACTTATGAGCTAGTGAAAGACTTCAATTCGTTCTATCAAAATGTTTCTATTTTAGGCGCAGATAATGCTACAGATAAAGGTTTTAGAATCCAATTGTCACATGCGGTTGCTAATACCATTAAAAAAGCCTTTGGTTTGTTAGGGATTTCGGTTCCAGAACGTATGTAGTGTTTTGGTTTCTACATGTGGTTGCATAGACTAATAGAATGAAGATGTCATTAGACGTGTTCCAGTAATTATTTTCAAATGGTTGTATGCTTATTATGAAAAAATGCTTATTGCCTTAACTGTTAATTTTACAACATCGTTCCCTATGTTTTTTCTGGTATTCTGTCAATAGCCCTTTCAGCAATGGCTGTAATTGTCAATGATGGATTAACTCCTGGATTGGCTGAAATCATTGCACCATCTATAACAAACATATTTTTGTATCCAAAAACCTTATTGTCTTTATCAATGACACCTGTAGTTTTGTCTTTTCCCATAACGGCACCGCCTAAAATATGTGCTGTAGAAGGTATTCCTGCTATTGTTTCTAAAGCAAAGGAAGTGCTCACACCATTTATGGCTTTACGGTAGGCTTTCACTAAATTTATAGATTCAGGTATAAAGGGTGTAGGTGCTTTACCTGTACTTACAGAGGAAGTCATTTGCCCTAGGATATTTCGTTTAAATTTTAGGGTGCTATCAAGCGTTTGCATAAAAAGTAAAACCACTGTGTTTTTTGCCCAGCCATTAACAAAATAGATTTTGAAATAAGCAACGGGATGTTTTAAAAGCTTAGCGAGTACCTTAAAAAGACGCGAGACAACATTCGATCCCGTTACGTAGGGTAAGTGTGCCAGTTTCCAAGCATCAGAACCCTCACCATATCTGCAAATTTCGAGATGGCTATTTTCATCAGTGTCAAGTATGCTACCAATAGCGATCCCTTTTGAATAGTTTTTTTCTTTTTCAGTGCTGGTAACACTTATTAACGTCTCATTGTTACTTCGGATGTCTTCACCCAATCTATCTGATAAATTGGGTAGTGATTTCATTTTAAGCTTCAGCAGCAATTTTACAGTACCCAAAACGCCTCCCGAGAAAATTACCCCTTTAGATTTTATTTTTTTACGTGTACTGAAAAATGTTGTACTACTTTTTAATGAAACCTCATAGCCTTGAGAACCGTTAGCACTGCCAATAGTTTGTACATCATATACTTCATTTTCGGCCAGAATTTCTGCGCCGTTTTTTTGAGCGAGGTAGAGATAATTTTTGTCAAGCGTATT
It contains:
- a CDS encoding GMC oxidoreductase, which produces MEYDYIIIGSGFGGSVSALRLSKKGYKVLVIEKGKWYKAKDFPKTNWNFKKWLWIPSLRFFGIMKLSVFKHIAIISGTGVGGGSLVYANTLPTPKTAFFNSGSWSVLNDWETELKPYYAIALRMLGATKNPKLFDGDLGLKRMAENLDIKKNFDATRVAVFFGKPNQTVKDPYFDGEGPERSGCNFCGACMTGCRYNAKNTLDKNYLYLAQKNGAEILAENEVYDVQTIGSANGSQGYEVSLKSSTTFFSTRKKIKSKGVIFSGGVLGTVKLLLKLKMKSLPNLSDRLGEDIRSNNETLISVTSTEKEKNYSKGIAIGSILDTDENSHLEICRYGEGSDAWKLAHLPYVTGSNVVSRLFKVLAKLLKHPVAYFKIYFVNGWAKNTVVLLFMQTLDSTLKFKRNILGQMTSSVSTGKAPTPFIPESINLVKAYRKAINGVSTSFALETIAGIPSTAHILGGAVMGKDKTTGVIDKDNKVFGYKNMFVIDGAMISANPGVNPSLTITAIAERAIDRIPEKT
- a CDS encoding thioredoxin family protein, which produces MARTESNIFENGTLAPEFSLTDTVTDRTMNLHQLKGNKVTVIMFICNHCPFVVHVNPQLVKLANDYKDKGVAFIAISSNDAENYPQDRPELMKQVAANLKYPFPYLYDDTQDVAKAYDAACTPDFYVFDGELKATYHGQLDNSRPGNGLPLTGEDLRQAIDAILNNKKPIEHQKPSVGCNIKWK
- a CDS encoding ATP-binding protein, producing the protein MKRLIVLFFSFVLSCSCFSQNEELESLIIGLSFQKSDTTKIKTASKIIKLLYNSKAYDRALKYSIETERLSEELNYTRGSAEMAYFKAIIYNKKDDYINASVQFKRAATLFETLKDTLALAKIKSRLGSLEIARGKYSIGLKQVFDGIRELEKRDVKEELIIAYNGLAKAYEKTNSLEKAIDYNLKSLAIEKELSDTEGLINSNINLAHLYYYKKDFKKSIRYYENALNYAQDTNDTLRASILPELGEAYFKIGDYKLSAQYLVLGIKLNRRLKDNDGIIKSLNNLAALNLAKQQFKIAEQQLLEAGSLGRNRANKQELLKNYALMKALDSTRGDFKSAFTWQSQYYKIKSALDAEKKTYNTPAPLEEPIIESTLQLEEPTLSSTKEDNEAKRILDKYKLIFYALLGAFAIISTFFILFYLKRNNRLKYTQELEAKNKKIELQNEAILEQSKHLEDINNVKDKLFSIISHDLKDSLTSTKGFIDLLNDGQLSQEEFNSLLPELSKSANNASLLLFDLLNWSKSQMQSLKPKPSSFDVQEVFYEKVKLIEQKMQTKGIVLIDNTFPDFVFADRSMVEIIIQNLLANAVKFCKSGDSITIGNEIDKNKTIISVADSGVGISIENQHKLFDNNAFTTVGTSNEIGTGLGLSICRELVALNEGRIWVDSEPNVGSTFFVELPKKSIENAVNTGTTPSVETPQPSYSAHSHLHKSR
- the ctlX gene encoding citrulline utilization hydrolase CtlX produces the protein MRQTTNTILMIRPVAFRMNEQTAVNNYFQEELKLKNAEVNTKAQEEFDAFVEKLRAVGVTVIVEQDDILLDAPDSIFPNNWVSFHENGNVGIYPMFAENRRKERRDEIFIRLEQEGFKINNIIDYTSAEEEGVFLEGTGSLLLDRANDKAYCALSPRADETLFIEFCEDFEYTPVVFTAYQTFEGKRLPIYHTNVMMCLAETFAVICLDSIDDKKERKNVIQNLTDDGKEIIKISEKQLAQFAGNMLQVRGANDKLFLIMSQSAYDSLSQTQIELIEKHCEIISSSLETIETCGGGSARCMMAEVFLPKV
- the argS gene encoding arginine--tRNA ligase: MNLQETLSQHVKAAVKSIFSADLETVEFQTTRKEFAGDITAVVFPMLRVVKGNPVQIGEAIGQYLLDHVVQVKGFNVVKGFLNIEIHDAYYIRFFNTIKNDPEYGFVNAKAEDKAIMVEYSSPNTNKPLHLGHVRNNLLGYSVAEIIKAAGHKVYKTQIINDRGIHICKSMLAWERFGDGETPESTGLKGDKLVGNYYVKFDQEYKKEIETLKEEGKTEEEAKKQAPILIDAQNMLLKWEAGDKTVVALWEKMNQWVYDGFDLTYQNLGVDFDTLYYESQTYLLGKEFVAEGLKTGVFYEKEDGSVWCDLTADGLDEKIVLRSDGTAVYMTQDIGTAIQRVKDFPDVGGMVYTVGNEQEYHFQVLFLIIKKLGFDWAKNLFHLSYGMVDLPSGKMKSREGTVVDADDLITEMASTAKEISEELGKLEGYSDAEKAALYKTIGLGALKYYILKVDPKKRILFDPKESIDFQGNTGPFIQYTYARIQSILRKAQSDRDAVSNEVDAAYELHEKEKSVLKQLQLFPEVIQNAAENHSPALIANYTYELVKDFNSFYQNVSILGADNATDKGFRIQLSHAVANTIKKAFGLLGISVPERM
- a CDS encoding bestrophin family protein, which gives rise to MYVKRNIGWGLVFRFAWKNLIIFTVYTSIIFCLYYYVGWNFINIPFQPLSIIGIAVAFYIGFKNSQSYDRFWEGRKIWGGIVNYSRTWTIQVLSFVDTGNESKNKQIQQRLIYRHIGWINALRVQLRQPRSWTIKENHSVEALFDKHNERNISCNEAVLFVSAKEYKDLEKRVNPATHLVKNQALDITTLKKEGAIDGFQEDQLQSILEEFYNLQGMCERIKNTPFPRQYGYFSKVFTWIFVLLLPFGLLDVFEDNALALTNELKGWYSFLMIPFSVLISWIFVTMEVIGDNSEDPFEGRINDVPMTALCRTIEIDLRDMLDETELPEGIQPMDNILY